The genomic interval CTGGAACGAATGCCCCTTTTTACATATAATATGTAATTATCCCTGAACGCATCCCTTGTTGTTCCGGCCCTCATGAAACTGCTGTTGTACACTATAGATGCTTCATGGCTTATATATACACTAAGGTATATGGTGGTTGGCACTAACAGGGCTATAAATGGCATTACCATATGTTTCAGATAATCAAATAACACAACAGGTGAATGGTGTATAAGGCTATCCAGAATAATTATGTTTGTCGGGGATGTAATAAATAGCCCCTGCCCGGAATATGAAATCCAGCTATGCCCTATAATTGAATGTATTGAGAGTATGCTACCTGAGGGAAACCACCCCATGATTCCTGCAAAGACAGTAACGAGCGTAAGCCCTGATACCATGTAAAGAAATAGCAGCGGAAATATGCTCATGCTTAACCTTCTTACCGTTCTGAATGCTGTTCCTGAGTAGAAACCAATCAGATAGGCAAGTGCATATGATATAAGGAATGTGATAACCAGGAAAAATATTGTTTCAGGAAGAATAATTGAGACTGCACTTTTTACTGTGCCTGAATAAATCAAAGTATTCACGTTTCCCATTTTTCCGGTGATAAGGGCATAAAGAAAATAAAAATACTGGAAAAAATCATTTTCATGCAATCCAAGGGCGTTGATGGAAGTTCCGGGATAATCTTTTTTTAATATGATGACCGGAACAAATTTATAAATAATAAACAGGAGTATAGTAAAACCTATAAATATGAAAAAGTATTTTGCAAGAATATTTACAGGTTTCTGATTTTCCATTATAAATTGCTGATAAGATTGATAAATTTAAATGTTTATGTCAGACAGCATAAGCCTAATCTCCATTCCACCCAGATGTAAAATATGTCATCAGCACATCATCAACATACCTGTCGCCAATCAGAAATTGCCGCTTCCTTACACCTTCATACTGGAACCCGAGATTCCTGTAAGCCTGAATTGCGTGGACGTTACTGGAAAATACCTCAAGGTTTATTTTCTCTATACCCTGCTGCTTTGACCATGAAATTGCATCCCGTATCATCCCTGTACCCATGCCCATATGCCGGTATTCTTTTCTTATTGCAATTCCCAGGGATGCAACGTGCCTGTTTTTCCTGTACATGCCCCTCTGGATTGTTGTCACCCCGGCAATTTTGCCATTCAACTCGCAGACAAGTGTCAGGTCATCCTTATTCTTTAGTCTTTCCCGTTCTCCCCGCTCTGTCAATAAATAATATTCACTCACAAGGTAAATTTTTTCATCCATGACGCTTTGCATGCATTCTATAATTCCCTTGGCATCCTCAGGGACTCCTCTCCTTATGGCATAATTTTCAACTGCCCCGTCTCTTTTTAATATCATGATGATTCTAAAATGTTTTTCAATTCCCTGTAAATCTTCTCTATGTCCTCGGAACTTTCCCTTGCAGCTTTCAGTATCTGATCCTTATTACCCAGGAAATCAGAGGTCAGAATAGCGCCCTCCCTTGATGCCTCAATAATTCCCTCGTGTTCCAGAATTCTGAGGGAATACCTGATTTTATGTTCCGGTATCCCCGTCTGCTGGGACATTTTAATTATACCCAATGGCTGTTCCATAAGCAATGTTTTAATTATAGTCATATGCCGTTCCAGGGTTTCTATATTTTCCCGGATTTCCTTAAAAATCGAATAGTCATTCATGGTAACAAATAACAAGGCATTATTTATTACTTTTTAAAATAACCAAATTTAGGAATTTTTGATGGTTTCAGAGCTATAAATAACCTTATCCTTGTCTGTTATTGTAAACTTTGCTGTGGTATCAACAAGGGCACGTATCTTCTCAATCCTTTCCTCAATATACTCATCATATTTGTCAGGGTTTTTTGAATTTGCCTTAATTTTCAGCGTGTTATGCAGCAACGCAATCTGCAGTCGTATTTCGAATTGCTTCCGTTCATTAAAATTATTTATGTCAAAAGCCTTAACCATTTAGCCCTTATTACTTTATTATTTTATTAATTTTTCCTATTTACGATTATCTGATGCTGGAAAACAGTTATGTTTGATAATGTAATTTAGCATAAATGGTACAGGTAAAAAAAATTGATGATTACCGGTATGAAATACCAAGAACCGGCAATATGCGTGTTCCAGGAACTATTTATATCAGTCAGGATCTTCTTGGAAATTTTACCGACGATGAACCCATAAAACAGGTAATGCATGTGGCATCCCTTCCCGGTATAGTAAAAAGCTCAATGGCAATGCCGGATATACATTTAGGTTATGGTTTCCCAATAGGTGGCGTGGCTGCCTTCGATTACGATGATGGGATAATATCCCCCGGTGGCGTTGGCTATGATATAAATTGTGGTGTTTCGCTTATAACTACTAACATAGATTATGATGAAGCCCGCGATAAAATAAATATCCTTCTGGATGAAATAAATAAAACTGTACCGGCAGGAATTGATTATAAATCCAGTTTCCGTATAAGTATTGATGATGAAAATGAAATTCTGTCATCCGGAATTGAATGGGCATACAATAATGGGTATGCAACCAGGGAAGATATAGAAAGAACGGAAGAAAATGGAAAAATGCTTTCAGACATATCGGGCGTAAGTGAAAAGGCAATAAAAAGGGGCAAAAATGAACTGGGAACACTGGGGGCAGGAAACCACTTTCTTGAAATGGACCGCATAGAGAGTATAATGGATGAAGCAAAGGCAAAGAAATTCGGGATTAATAATAAAAATAACCTTGCCATAATGGTACATACCGGATCCCGCGGGCTTGGGCATCAGGTGGCTACTGACTATTTAATGCGCCTGAATGAGGAGGACAGCAGCATTAAAAGCGAAGATGACCGGCAGCTCATATCTGCATACATACATAGCAGGACCGGGCAGGATTATATAAATGCAATGAATGCAGCTGCAAATTTCGGGTTTGTAAACAGGCAGATTATTACATATAAAATCAGAAAAGCCTTCGAAAAAATATTCGGTGAAGATTTCGAACATCTTGGAATAGAAACACTATATAGCCTGGCACATAACATGGCTAAGGCAGAAATGCATAATGTAGATGGCAATAAGAGAAAGTTAATGGTGCACAGGAAAGGCGCAACACGTGCTCTGCCAGCCTATGCCTCTTCAGGATATTTTAACGAAACAGGCCATCCGGTTATAATTCCAGGCAACATGGGTGGCCCATCCTATGTGATGGTAGGCATGCCAGGAAATGAGGAAATAACATTTTCCAGTTCATGCCACGGAGCCGGAAGAGTTTTGAGCAGAAAAAGGGCTAATGAGCAGTTCAATGCAGAAGATGTTGAAATGGAATTAAAATCACGTGGAATATACCTGCGCGCTACAACAAAAAAAGCTATAATTGAGGAATCCCCTGGAAGCTATAAAAACATTGATGAGGTGGTGAGGGTAATTAACGGTGCAAAAATAGCTGCGCCCGTAGCAAGGCTAATGCCTGTAGCGGTCATGAAAGGATAGGATTATCGTTGTAACAATTATATATTTCTCATATTACTGTTTTCCCTAGAACTGCATTTATATTCTTTACCTTTGTATATAAATTCTGGAATTGCGGGACGGTAAGTTGCTGGGCTGAATCACTGAGTGCCTTTGGTGGGTCAGGATGGACTTCTATCATCAGGCCATCAGCGCCTGCGGCTGTACCACCCAGTGCCAGTGGTTCTACATATCTGTTAACCCCTGCCGGGTGGCTCGGATCTATTATCACCGGGTATTCAGTTTTTTCATGCAGGACAGGAATGGCTGAGATATCAAGTGTAAACCTTGTCGATTGTTCAAATGTCCTTATTCCACGTTCTGAAAACATAATCCTCTTATTGCCATTCATGGAAAGATACTTTGAAGATGATATCAGTTCATCAACAGTATTCCCGAACCCTCTCTTCAACAGTACCGGTTTATCGTACCTGCTAATCTTTTTAAGGAGTGAAAAATTCTGTGAATTTCTTGATCCTACCTGGAGAATATCTGCATATTCTGCAACAAGTGGCAATTCATCCATGTCCATAACCTCGGTTATAATTGCCATTCCTGTGGCATCCCTTGCCTTAGCCAGCAATTTTAGCCCTTCTTCTCCAAGGCCCTGGAAGGAATCAGGGCATGTTCTTGGTTTGAATGCGCCTCCTCTCAGCACATTGACCCCAATTTTCCTTAATTGCGTGGCAACCCTGATAATCTGTTCCTCACTTTCAACGGAGCATGGCCCTGCTATCATGAGAAATTTATCATCTGTAAGCCTGATTTCGTCATTTATTTTTATGTCAACCATATTACCACCTTATCGTATCGCCGGAAAGTAATGATGACCCTATGAGCAGCCCCTGGTATTTTTCTATATGGAGCTTATTTATGTTTTCATGGTTTATGCCGCTTTCCAGTACTACTGGAAGCCCGTATGATTTAAGGTTATCATACATTTCCTCTGAGTTATCCTCCATTTTCAATGTTTTCAGGTTTCTTCTATTATATCCCAGTATTACATTCTCATCCGGGAATATGTTTTTTGCACTGGCAGGATCATGTACTTCCACCAGGGCATCCATCCCTATTTTTTTTCCATACTGCACCAGCTTTTTTATTCTGTTGTAATCAAGGAAATCGCATATAAGCAGGAAGGCATCTCCACCTGACATATATGAGGATTTTATCATGGATTCACTGGAGATAAAATCCTTAATGAGGATTGGTTTGTTATAGCATTGCACGGCTTCCGCATCTAACGGTGTTCCACCAAAGTATTGAGCTTCCGTTAAAATACTGATTCCAGCGATGATTCTCTGTATACCATCAAAGTATTTAAGTATGTCAGTATTTGATTTATTGCTGAAACCTGATGGTGATTTCCTCTTGTACTCAGCTATGATCCCGGGACCGTTTTGATTTTTCTCCAGGGCGTCTTTAAGGCTTATAATGCCCCTCTCCCTCATATTAAATTCCTGTAGTTTTCTTTCACTATTCTTGCTGTATATTTCATCAACTATCATATGGCATCAACAAAATTTTTGAATATCTGCTTTCCATATTCAGAATAATAGCTCTCTGGATGGTACTGGACCCCAAAAAATCTCCCATCCTTAGAATGAAATCCCATAATCTCCCCATCTGTTTCAGAAACCGCATCCACTATGATATTGCTTCCCGGCTCCAGTACAAGTGAGTGGTAACGTATTGCAGTAAACTTTTCCGGTACGTCCCTGTATAATGGTGAATCTCCGTGGGATATAGTGTCCGGCTGGCCATGCATCAACCTTTTTGACAGTGTAATATCAGAACCCAGATAGTATCCCAGTATCTGGTTGCCGAAGCATACTCCAAGGAATTTAGCTTCTTTATTCCTATCTATGAATTCATAAAGCCCTCCACGATCTTCACTATTCTTTGGATTTCCTGGTCCCGGAGAAATTATATATCCATCATAGGGTTCAAGGTCTGCTAAGTTATCGTTTGTCTTAATATCCACATGTATTTCAGGGGAACTTATATACTGGTATATATTATAAACAAAGGAATCGTAATTATCAATAATTAATATTTTTTTCATATAAACCACCTGTTACAGTTAAAATCTTTGAGTACATCTCTGCAATCTCACTGGAGGGGACAGAATCCTTAACTATTCCAGCACCTGCCTGTGTATAGTTTTCATTTTTTGATTTGAAAAGGCTTCTGATTAAAAGGGCAAGGTCCATCCCATTATTTCCTATTATTCCGAGTGCCCCTGCATATGCACCCCTCGGCATATCTTCATATCCATTGATCAGGGTTATAGCTTTTTTTTTCGGTGCCCCGCTTACTGTTCCAGCAGGGAATACCGACCGTAAAATATTTCCCGGTGCATACTCTTCAAGTTTTCCTGATACCGTGCTTACTATATGCATTACACTGGCAAATTTCCTTATTTCCATTGAACTTAATACATCAACCGATCCGGGATAGCATATTCTTCCAAGGTCATTTCTTGCAAGGTCAACAAGCATCCTGTGTTCTAAAAGCTCCTTCTGGTCATTTTTCAGGTCATTTTCAAGGTCTTTATCTTCAGATTCTGATTTGCCCCTTTTCCTCGTGCCAGCCACCGGATATATGGTTATTGTCCCGTTTTGAACTGAAAGTAGGTTTTCCGGTGAGCTTCCTATTACCTCAAGGTCACCGAATTTATAATAATAAACATAGAGTGATTTATCATTTTTCAGGAATTTTTTTGCCACATATAATGGGTCATAATTATCAAGGTCAAATCTCCTGGACAATACAATCTGGAGAAGATCGCCATTTTTTATCCTTTTTATTGCATCTCCTATTTTTCCCTCCAGCTCATTATCATCGAGGACACCATTTGCTATGGTTGTCTGTTCTTTTTCCCTGATATATGTACCGCTAAATTCCTCTTCCGGTATTATGTAGGAAACCTCTGGCCATGAAGATCTCTTCAATTTAATATCTGGATATATATCATCAATGAAGTCGTATGATACAATCACCGGAATATTTTTTCCAGATTTTATTATCCCAGCAAACTCATTGTTCATATGGTTGATGGCATCATTGTATACATTTACCGGTTCCTCGCCAGAAACAAAAAGCGTTTCGGTTCCAGTACGCCTTTCATCATCAAATTTGCAGAAATATGCAAAGTTTTTTCCTTTGAATTCATTGATTCTGTCTAACAGCATAATACTCACCAATTTTATTGAAAAACTCATCTATTTTTTTAAATGATTTTTTGCCTGTGTACTCTTCCAGAGAACTGCTTACATCAACAAGATACGGATCTGTTGCAAGAAGCTTCTGCACATTGTTTGAATCAATTTTTCCTGCTATTCCCAACCTGTCTCCGGGCAATTCCTTTACCTGGTCTATCCTGTTTATAATCCCGGACCTGTCCTCAAGAAGTATGATTTCAGCGCCGGACTTCATGTGTGAATCCACCTTATCAGCTATTCCATCCACATGGAAATCTATAACAGAGATAATTTTCTTATTAAATGCCTTTTTAGCTGCAATAATATCTTCTTCCGAATGGTTGAAATGGAGCTGAATGTAATCCTCATAACCTGAATGTTCAGGCATAGATGTGTATACACCGGCAACAGGGGTAGAAGGGTATTTTGTTTTTATCTCCCTTATCAACGCCTGGCTTCCATGCCGCCCGACTTCAGGGTCCAGTATAACACCGATTAAATCTGCACCCATTTTGATTGCATATTCAGCATCTTCAATTCTGGTTATGCCGCAAACTTTTACTTTCATCTGCATACCTCCTTTAATTTTTCAATGGCCTTCCCCCTCTGTATAAAATCAACGGAAAGATCGTATGCTTCTTCAAAACTGTCTGCTTTCTGGTTTAAAAGTACAGCCGGCAAAGCGTTAATGGCAATAAATTCCATGACATTCTTATTTCTCCCTGAAAGCCCATCCAGCAGCATTTCAAAACTTTTTATGGAATCAGTGGTGGAAACATCCTCAGGGTTTATGCTATGCCCTATCAGTTTTTCAGGGTCTATTGTAATTTTATCCAAATGGCCATCCACCCTGTACAGTGTACTTTTGCTGGAGGGAGATATCTCATCCATGCCATCTGAGCCATGCACGATAAAACCTTTCTTTTTCTCTTCTTTTATTACCTTTGCATATAATTCTGCCAGATCTTCACTGTATGTTCCAAGAACAACACGGGCTGGATTAAGCGGGTTTGTCAGGGGCCCGAGTATATTGAACACAGTTCTGAAACTGATCTGTTTCCTGGCTGCTGAAAATTTTGCAAAACTTTTGTTATACTCTGGAGCTAGAATATATACATAATTTTTCCTTGATATATTTTCAATAATTGTGTTTTTATCCATTTTAAAATTATAATTCATATATTTCATGAAGTCAGCACTGCCATGGTGCCCGGTGACCCCAAAATTTCCATGTTTGGCTGTTTTAATTCCCATGGATGCAAGCAATATGCTCACTCCTGTGCTTACATTGACAGTATTTTTTCCATCACCGCCTGTCCCTACCACATCTGTTAATTCAGGATAATTTAAGTTTAACGATGAAAGTTCCCTCAATGCCATGGCAAATCCAGCAATCTCTGCAGGTGTTTCACCTCTATTGTGGATATCTGTAAGAAATGAAATTTTTGCAGAATCAGGGCTGTCTACAAGTTCCATCATGGTATCCCTTGCTTTTATTATCTCATTTCCTGTTGCGGCATAGTTGATATCATTATTCATCAAGCACACCCCTCATTTTATTGATATAGTCTATAAATCCATTCTCGTCGCCTGCTTCTGTCATCTTAATAAGGTAAGTTCCTATGGCTACTCCTGACCCTCCATTTTTCATAAGGTTTCTAATATCATCATCCGTTTTAATTCCGAATCCGTATGTAATTTCCCTGCCTGGAAGCAATTCATTAATTCTCTCTGTTGTATAGTCAAGTTCGTAGGGTATATCAATGCCAGTGGAAGGCTGGAGGCCGTAGTAAATCCATGATTTTGTCATGGAAGACACATTCTTTATTATGGAGTCCGGAGTAGATGGTGAAAAAAATGGTATATATTCGAAACCACGATCGTTCAATTTATTAATTATTTCCTTGCCTTCACTGTAATAATCAATAATCAGGTCAGGTATTATTATTCCTGAAAAATTTCTTTTCTGGAGGTAATCAATGAAATCATCAAATCGAGCCTTTATGTCAGAATAATAGGATAAGGAATACATTTTTACATGGTTTTTATGGAAGTAGTCAAAATATTTCTTATAAAAATCATCTGAGAAATTTATGTTGCCAACATTATGTGTTTTTCTTATAACAGGCCCATCATATCTCGGGTCATTCGAGGGAAAACCGAATTCAATATAATTTATTTTATCAACCGGGATGAGGTCAAGAAAATGTGAAAGTGTTTCATTATCCGGATATCCAAGTGTAAAATATGGTATAAGGTTCTTCATTTTTTCTCACCGAATATTGAAAGGTCCAGATACCCATGTCCGCTGACATTGACAACGATAGTTTTTTTCTCATTTATATGGGCTTTTACATACTTTATCGCGCTTGCAATTGCGTGCCCAGATTCAGGTGCAGCAATTATCCCCTGTGTATTTGCAAACGTTCTTAAAGCTTCTTTTACCTCTTCCTCAGTGACCTCATCGCTTTTAATTCTGCCTTTATTGATCAGAAGTGATAGTGATGGTGATGCACCATGGTATCTCAGTCCTCCAGCATAAATTGTAGGTGGCACAAAATCCGCACCCAGTGAATACATTCTTACCTGTGGCAGAATGCCTGCAGAATCCATAAGGTCATATTTATAATCACCTTTGGAAAACTTCGGTACTTCATTTGCGGTAGTTGCTATTATCTCTGTATCATCCCCATCAGGTATAAATGGGAATGTAAAACCACCGAAATTGCTTCCTCCCCCTACACATCCTATCAATACATCTGCATGCTCTCCAATGAGTTCAAGCTGTTTCTTCGTTTCCTGGCCTATAACACTCTGGTGTGTAAGTGATACATTCATTACACTGGCAACCATATATCTGTAATCATTATCAAGTGCATATTCCACTGCTTCGCTAATTCCAATTCCTAGAGTTCCCGGCGTGTCCGGATGTTCTTTTAATATTTTCCTTCCGTATGCAGTTAAAGTAGAAGGGCTAGCCACAACATTTCCATTATAAAGGTTCATAACGGTTTTTCTCAATGGTTTCTGCTCAAAACTAATTTTTACCATAAAAATCTGTGAAGGAAGCCCGTAGAGTGATGCTGCAAGTGCAGTTGCTGATCCCCATTGCCCGGCACCTGTTTCTGTGGTAACTCCTTTTACTCCTTCCTTCATAGCATAATATGCCTGTGGTATGGCTGTATTTATTTTATGGGAACCTGTAGCAGTAGCCCCTTCGTATTTATAGTATATTTTTCCGGAATAGCCAAGTTTTTTTTCAAGATTCTTGGCTCTTATGAGAGGTGTAGGTCTACCTATCTGTTCATATGCTTCCATTACCTCATCGGGAATTTTTTCATATCTTTTGAATGTAAATTCCTGTTTCAAAACTTCCTTTGGCAAAATTTTATTGAGCAAATTGATTGATGATATATCACTCTTTGAATCCCTTGGTGGTGCCAGGGGTTCTGGAAGGTCAGGAACTACATTGTACCAGTTATCAGGTATTATTTCTTTATTCATTGCTGTTATCATAATCTGTATATTAATACACATTATTTAAACATTATTGATTATTATTATTGTGTAAATATAAATTATATATACAATTCTATAGAAATGCAGGAAACATGACATACAGGCAATTTATTCAAAAAAGATATGTAGCATAGTTTTTCCGTTAAATAACCAATGTTATAATATTATATTTTAGTGCGTGATATGGCATTATGGAACCTGAGATATTTATAAATTTTAAACATTATAACAATGCTGTTGGAACCAATTCGGA from Ferroplasma acidiphilum carries:
- a CDS encoding phosphoribosylanthranilate isomerase — its product is MKVKVCGITRIEDAEYAIKMGADLIGVILDPEVGRHGSQALIREIKTKYPSTPVAGVYTSMPEHSGYEDYIQLHFNHSEEDIIAAKKAFNKKIISVIDFHVDGIADKVDSHMKSGAEIILLEDRSGIINRIDQVKELPGDRLGIAGKIDSNNVQKLLATDPYLVDVSSSLEEYTGKKSFKKIDEFFNKIGEYYAVRQNQ
- a CDS encoding indole-3-glycerol-phosphate synthase; the protein is MIVDEIYSKNSERKLQEFNMRERGIISLKDALEKNQNGPGIIAEYKRKSPSGFSNKSNTDILKYFDGIQRIIAGISILTEAQYFGGTPLDAEAVQCYNKPILIKDFISSESMIKSSYMSGGDAFLLICDFLDYNRIKKLVQYGKKIGMDALVEVHDPASAKNIFPDENVILGYNRRNLKTLKMEDNSEEMYDNLKSYGLPVVLESGINHENINKLHIEKYQGLLIGSSLLSGDTIRW
- a CDS encoding chorismate-binding protein, encoding MLLDRINEFKGKNFAYFCKFDDERRTGTETLFVSGEEPVNVYNDAINHMNNEFAGIIKSGKNIPVIVSYDFIDDIYPDIKLKRSSWPEVSYIIPEEEFSGTYIREKEQTTIANGVLDDNELEGKIGDAIKRIKNGDLLQIVLSRRFDLDNYDPLYVAKKFLKNDKSLYVYYYKFGDLEVIGSSPENLLSVQNGTITIYPVAGTRKRGKSESEDKDLENDLKNDQKELLEHRMLVDLARNDLGRICYPGSVDVLSSMEIRKFASVMHIVSTVSGKLEEYAPGNILRSVFPAGTVSGAPKKKAITLINGYEDMPRGAYAGALGIIGNNGMDLALLIRSLFKSKNENYTQAGAGIVKDSVPSSEIAEMYSKILTVTGGLYEKNINY
- a CDS encoding anthranilate synthase component II, yielding MKKILIIDNYDSFVYNIYQYISSPEIHVDIKTNDNLADLEPYDGYIISPGPGNPKNSEDRGGLYEFIDRNKEAKFLGVCFGNQILGYYLGSDITLSKRLMHGQPDTISHGDSPLYRDVPEKFTAIRYHSLVLEPGSNIIVDAVSETDGEIMGFHSKDGRFFGVQYHPESYYSEYGKQIFKNFVDAI
- a CDS encoding RtcB family protein codes for the protein MVQVKKIDDYRYEIPRTGNMRVPGTIYISQDLLGNFTDDEPIKQVMHVASLPGIVKSSMAMPDIHLGYGFPIGGVAAFDYDDGIISPGGVGYDINCGVSLITTNIDYDEARDKINILLDEINKTVPAGIDYKSSFRISIDDENEILSSGIEWAYNNGYATREDIERTEENGKMLSDISGVSEKAIKRGKNELGTLGAGNHFLEMDRIESIMDEAKAKKFGINNKNNLAIMVHTGSRGLGHQVATDYLMRLNEEDSSIKSEDDRQLISAYIHSRTGQDYINAMNAAANFGFVNRQIITYKIRKAFEKIFGEDFEHLGIETLYSLAHNMAKAEMHNVDGNKRKLMVHRKGATRALPAYASSGYFNETGHPVIIPGNMGGPSYVMVGMPGNEEITFSSSCHGAGRVLSRKRANEQFNAEDVEMELKSRGIYLRATTKKAIIEESPGSYKNIDEVVRVINGAKIAAPVARLMPVAVMKG
- a CDS encoding transcriptional regulator; the encoded protein is MNDYSIFKEIRENIETLERHMTIIKTLLMEQPLGIIKMSQQTGIPEHKIRYSLRILEHEGIIEASREGAILTSDFLGNKDQILKAARESSEDIEKIYRELKNILESS
- a CDS encoding GNAT family N-acetyltransferase, coding for MILKRDGAVENYAIRRGVPEDAKGIIECMQSVMDEKIYLVSEYYLLTERGERERLKNKDDLTLVCELNGKIAGVTTIQRGMYRKNRHVASLGIAIRKEYRHMGMGTGMIRDAISWSKQQGIEKINLEVFSSNVHAIQAYRNLGFQYEGVRKRQFLIGDRYVDDVLMTYFTSGWNGD
- the trpD gene encoding anthranilate phosphoribosyltransferase, with the protein product MNNDINYAATGNEIIKARDTMMELVDSPDSAKISFLTDIHNRGETPAEIAGFAMALRELSSLNLNYPELTDVVGTGGDGKNTVNVSTGVSILLASMGIKTAKHGNFGVTGHHGSADFMKYMNYNFKMDKNTIIENISRKNYVYILAPEYNKSFAKFSAARKQISFRTVFNILGPLTNPLNPARVVLGTYSEDLAELYAKVIKEEKKKGFIVHGSDGMDEISPSSKSTLYRVDGHLDKITIDPEKLIGHSINPEDVSTTDSIKSFEMLLDGLSGRNKNVMEFIAINALPAVLLNQKADSFEEAYDLSVDFIQRGKAIEKLKEVCR
- a CDS encoding TrpB-like pyridoxal phosphate-dependent enzyme is translated as MITAMNKEIIPDNWYNVVPDLPEPLAPPRDSKSDISSINLLNKILPKEVLKQEFTFKRYEKIPDEVMEAYEQIGRPTPLIRAKNLEKKLGYSGKIYYKYEGATATGSHKINTAIPQAYYAMKEGVKGVTTETGAGQWGSATALAASLYGLPSQIFMVKISFEQKPLRKTVMNLYNGNVVASPSTLTAYGRKILKEHPDTPGTLGIGISEAVEYALDNDYRYMVASVMNVSLTHQSVIGQETKKQLELIGEHADVLIGCVGGGSNFGGFTFPFIPDGDDTEIIATTANEVPKFSKGDYKYDLMDSAGILPQVRMYSLGADFVPPTIYAGGLRYHGASPSLSLLINKGRIKSDEVTEEEVKEALRTFANTQGIIAAPESGHAIASAIKYVKAHINEKKTIVVNVSGHGYLDLSIFGEKK
- the aroF gene encoding 3-deoxy-7-phosphoheptulonate synthase — its product is MVDIKINDEIRLTDDKFLMIAGPCSVESEEQIIRVATQLRKIGVNVLRGGAFKPRTCPDSFQGLGEEGLKLLAKARDATGMAIITEVMDMDELPLVAEYADILQVGSRNSQNFSLLKKISRYDKPVLLKRGFGNTVDELISSSKYLSMNGNKRIMFSERGIRTFEQSTRFTLDISAIPVLHEKTEYPVIIDPSHPAGVNRYVEPLALGGTAAGADGLMIEVHPDPPKALSDSAQQLTVPQFQNLYTKVKNINAVLGKTVI
- a CDS encoding tryptophan synthase subunit alpha, whose protein sequence is MKNLIPYFTLGYPDNETLSHFLDLIPVDKINYIEFGFPSNDPRYDGPVIRKTHNVGNINFSDDFYKKYFDYFHKNHVKMYSLSYYSDIKARFDDFIDYLQKRNFSGIIIPDLIIDYYSEGKEIINKLNDRGFEYIPFFSPSTPDSIIKNVSSMTKSWIYYGLQPSTGIDIPYELDYTTERINELLPGREITYGFGIKTDDDIRNLMKNGGSGVAIGTYLIKMTEAGDENGFIDYINKMRGVLDE
- a CDS encoding ABC transporter permease family protein → MENQKPVNILAKYFFIFIGFTILLFIIYKFVPVIILKKDYPGTSINALGLHENDFFQYFYFLYALITGKMGNVNTLIYSGTVKSAVSIILPETIFFLVITFLISYALAYLIGFYSGTAFRTVRRLSMSIFPLLFLYMVSGLTLVTVFAGIMGWFPSGSILSIHSIIGHSWISYSGQGLFITSPTNIIILDSLIHHSPVVLFDYLKHMVMPFIALLVPTTIYLSVYISHEASIVYNSSFMRAGTTRDAFRDNYILYVKRGIRSRLLEELKPVFLIFIGGLVLISFVFSYMNLGEFAVYSFMNYNFGFMGGLYSVFMLAIIVIIFDAIIDLLNREVKHAD